In the genome of Pelagibacterium nitratireducens, one region contains:
- the coxB gene encoding cytochrome c oxidase subunit II encodes MNVRSILSMLVSIPALGGCAGSLSALDPAGPAAAAVATLWWVMFWAAVVLFVLVGGLLWFVWKRPGFGASMTPMRWIIWGGLVMPGILLTALVSYALFIGERLLPHGLAQTPTRVVAHGVQWQWQFSYPDAADVKGTPILHIPAGEPVDVIVTSGDVIHSFWVPRLAGKIDAIPGHENTIRIQADRPGTYRGVCAEFCGSAHTDMRFTIEAHDRAAFDTLMRELSDG; translated from the coding sequence GTGAACGTGCGGTCGATCCTATCGATGCTGGTCTCGATCCCGGCCCTGGGCGGCTGTGCGGGATCGCTGTCCGCGCTCGATCCCGCCGGTCCTGCCGCGGCGGCCGTTGCTACGCTGTGGTGGGTCATGTTCTGGGCGGCCGTAGTGTTGTTCGTGCTCGTTGGCGGCCTGTTATGGTTTGTATGGAAACGTCCCGGCTTTGGCGCTTCAATGACGCCCATGCGCTGGATCATATGGGGCGGACTTGTCATGCCGGGCATCCTGCTGACCGCGCTGGTTTCCTACGCCCTATTTATCGGCGAGCGGCTTTTGCCGCACGGTCTCGCCCAAACCCCGACGCGCGTGGTTGCGCACGGTGTGCAGTGGCAGTGGCAGTTCTCCTATCCCGACGCGGCAGATGTGAAAGGCACGCCCATCCTTCACATTCCAGCCGGTGAGCCCGTCGATGTGATTGTCACGAGCGGAGATGTCATCCATTCGTTCTGGGTTCCCCGGTTGGCCGGAAAGATCGACGCGATACCGGGCCATGAAAATACGATCCGCATCCAGGCGGATCGTCCCGGAACCTATCGCGGCGTCTGCGCGGAGTTTTGCGGGTCAGCCCATACAGACATGCGGTTCACCATCGAGGCTCATGACCGCGCGGCATTCGACACCCTCATGAGGGAGCTTTCCGATGGCTGA
- a CDS encoding CopD family protein, whose amino-acid sequence MITALKLVHIATISVWAAGLVCLPFLFAQRKDVAKTDALNRLHAMVRFFYVVILSPAAFVAVGSGTGLIFLRSTFEPWFALKLVFVGVMVMIHILSGLLILKLFDETARYSTLRFVVVTGGTLAVVSAILAIVSAKPDIDVSRLTPDWLAPGRLSEIAGNMLGWDFQ is encoded by the coding sequence ATGATCACCGCATTGAAGCTCGTCCATATCGCGACGATTTCGGTCTGGGCTGCCGGGCTGGTTTGCCTGCCGTTTCTGTTTGCACAACGCAAGGATGTCGCAAAGACAGATGCCCTGAACCGGCTGCATGCCATGGTGCGTTTTTTTTACGTCGTCATCCTGTCCCCCGCGGCATTCGTCGCCGTGGGCAGCGGAACGGGTCTGATTTTTCTACGCTCCACATTTGAGCCCTGGTTCGCCCTCAAGCTGGTCTTCGTAGGGGTGATGGTGATGATCCACATCCTGTCGGGCCTGTTGATCCTGAAACTTTTCGATGAAACCGCGCGCTATTCCACCTTGCGGTTTGTCGTCGTTACGGGAGGCACACTCGCCGTGGTTTCAGCCATCCTTGCCATCGTTTCCGCAAAGCCCGATATCGACGTGTCCCGCCTGACCCCGGACTGGCTGGCTCCCGGCCGCCTCTCGGAAATCGCCGGCAATATGCTGGGGTGGGACTTCCAGTGA
- a CDS encoding cytochrome c oxidase assembly protein: MDFSDVYCGPPPLPQDLWFRWSFDPFAAVLMITLFGSWLLWGRRDAVGRSALMAAMALIFVAFFSPLCDLTTALFSARVAHHVILIGVIAPLVAIALPWRTGPLLPLSALALLNGLTVWLWHAPSAYEWAIIGAGPYWLMQLSLLATSWLLWREMFSPLARVGAALIALVAFIAQMGLLGALLVFTPFPVYAPHLATTAPFGLSALADQQLAGLLMWVPAIVPYLLVGVWLVLRLTNAFVAHRPSGSAR, encoded by the coding sequence ATGGACTTTTCCGACGTCTATTGCGGGCCACCGCCGCTCCCGCAGGATTTGTGGTTTCGGTGGTCGTTCGATCCATTTGCGGCTGTGCTGATGATCACGCTGTTCGGCTCCTGGTTGTTGTGGGGTCGCCGTGACGCGGTGGGCCGCAGCGCCCTGATGGCCGCAATGGCATTGATTTTCGTGGCGTTCTTCTCCCCCCTATGTGATCTGACAACGGCGCTGTTTTCCGCCCGCGTGGCCCACCACGTGATACTTATCGGCGTTATCGCACCGCTTGTTGCAATTGCCCTTCCATGGCGCACCGGCCCCCTATTGCCTCTGTCGGCACTGGCCCTTCTCAATGGCCTGACTGTCTGGCTATGGCACGCGCCAAGCGCCTATGAATGGGCGATAATTGGCGCTGGTCCTTACTGGCTGATGCAACTGTCGCTGTTGGCGACGTCATGGTTGCTCTGGCGCGAGATGTTTTCTCCACTGGCCCGCGTCGGTGCAGCGCTGATTGCCCTTGTCGCCTTCATCGCCCAGATGGGCCTGCTGGGCGCGCTTCTGGTATTCACCCCCTTCCCTGTCTATGCACCGCACCTCGCAACAACTGCGCCGTTTGGCCTGTCGGCTCTGGCTGACCAGCAACTGGCGGGACTGCTGATGTGGGTGCCGGCCATCGTGCCGTACCTTCTGGTCGGCGTTTGGCTGGTGCTGCGTTTGACAAACGCCTTTGTGGCCCATCGTCCTTCGGGCTCCGCCCGATGA
- the pobA gene encoding 4-hydroxybenzoate 3-monooxygenase produces the protein MRTQVAIIGAGPAGLTLGRLLETAGIDAVIIEQRSADYVLGRIRAGVLEQSSVDLLRRMGVNQRMDAEGIVHDGVELSFDGDMLRIDFNELIGRRVMVYGQTEVTRDLMDARTASGAKSIYEASDVQIHDFAGETPRVSFTKDGQTHQINCDFVAGCDGFHGVSRASVPDQAISVFERVYPFGWLGVLVDQPPVAEELIYAHHERGFALCSMRSHSRSRYYVQVGATEKAQDWSDEMFWDELRARLNPNIAESLKTGPSIEKSIAPLRSFVAEPLRFGRLFLAGDAAHIVPPTGAKGLNMAIHDVMELATALNEFYGERSKAGIDAYSGKVIENTWRTERFSWWMTQLLHTFPDSGDFGRRIQRADFDYLGASRIAQQSLAENYTGFRP, from the coding sequence ATGCGCACTCAGGTTGCAATTATCGGTGCCGGGCCGGCAGGTTTGACCCTTGGGCGGCTGCTGGAGACCGCCGGTATCGATGCCGTGATCATCGAACAGCGCAGCGCCGATTATGTGCTCGGGCGAATTCGGGCCGGCGTTCTCGAACAGAGCTCTGTGGACCTGCTGCGCCGGATGGGCGTCAACCAGCGCATGGATGCCGAAGGCATTGTCCACGACGGTGTGGAACTGTCTTTCGACGGCGACATGCTGCGTATCGATTTCAACGAATTGATCGGACGCAGGGTCATGGTCTATGGCCAGACCGAGGTCACGCGCGATCTGATGGACGCGCGGACGGCCTCTGGCGCCAAGTCGATCTATGAAGCCAGCGACGTCCAAATCCATGATTTCGCGGGCGAGACACCTCGGGTTAGCTTCACAAAGGATGGGCAAACCCATCAGATCAACTGCGATTTTGTTGCCGGCTGCGACGGCTTTCATGGCGTGTCGCGCGCCAGCGTTCCTGACCAGGCAATATCGGTCTTTGAACGGGTCTATCCCTTCGGCTGGCTCGGTGTGCTGGTCGATCAGCCACCTGTCGCCGAAGAACTGATCTATGCGCACCACGAGCGAGGGTTCGCGCTGTGCTCGATGCGCTCTCATTCGCGGTCACGATACTATGTGCAGGTGGGTGCAACAGAGAAGGCGCAGGATTGGTCCGACGAAATGTTCTGGGACGAATTGCGCGCCAGGCTCAATCCCAACATCGCCGAAAGCCTCAAGACGGGGCCCTCGATCGAAAAATCCATAGCGCCGCTGCGCAGCTTTGTGGCCGAGCCTTTGCGTTTCGGACGGCTGTTCCTGGCCGGCGACGCTGCCCATATCGTGCCTCCAACGGGCGCCAAGGGCCTCAACATGGCGATCCACGACGTGATGGAACTGGCCACCGCGCTCAATGAATTTTATGGCGAACGATCGAAAGCCGGCATCGACGCCTACTCCGGAAAAGTAATTGAAAACACCTGGCGCACCGAGCGTTTTTCATGGTGGATGACCCAACTCCTCCACACATTTCCTGACAGCGGTGATTTCGGCCGCCGCATCCAGCGCGCCGATTTCGATTATCTCGGCGCTTCGCGCATTGCGCAGCAATCGCTGGCTGAAAACTACACCGGTTTCCGCCCATAA
- a CDS encoding helix-turn-helix domain-containing protein, which produces MEAIPTYALYGENENSGESWLHWETITSRSRLHGFRISPHRHDQLYQILYLRGGAATVMLDGDTFEISPPAIVIVPPLTVHSFVFSEGVDGFVLTFYIQDVRNGLADIGTAMDGLMRPCILKPVAGVVETDEIEHAVERLIAEADRSAPGQVAALRARLSLLLVAAHRLDLAAARNDDAGSGPADRHAHAFLGLVDRHFRDTRKVGFYATRLGITPTHLNRVCRQVLGLSALTIIERRILLEARRYLQFSNLSIKEIGIVLGYPDPAYFSRFMSRRLGQGPQAIRDGLSRHVRG; this is translated from the coding sequence ATGGAAGCCATTCCGACCTATGCGCTCTACGGCGAAAACGAGAACAGCGGCGAAAGCTGGCTGCACTGGGAGACCATTACCTCCCGGTCGCGCCTGCACGGCTTCCGCATATCGCCCCATCGGCACGACCAGCTCTATCAGATCCTCTATCTCAGAGGGGGTGCCGCTACGGTCATGCTCGATGGCGATACGTTCGAGATTTCGCCTCCCGCGATTGTCATCGTGCCACCACTCACGGTTCACAGCTTCGTCTTTTCCGAGGGTGTCGATGGCTTTGTTCTGACGTTTTATATCCAGGATGTCCGAAACGGGCTTGCAGACATCGGAACCGCCATGGACGGGCTGATGAGGCCGTGTATCCTCAAACCGGTTGCCGGGGTCGTGGAGACCGACGAAATCGAGCACGCCGTCGAACGGTTGATTGCCGAAGCCGACCGGAGCGCGCCGGGGCAGGTCGCAGCGTTAAGGGCGCGCTTGAGTCTGCTGCTGGTTGCTGCGCACCGGCTCGATCTTGCTGCCGCGCGAAACGATGATGCGGGAAGCGGACCCGCCGACCGGCATGCCCACGCGTTTCTGGGACTTGTCGACCGGCATTTCCGGGACACGCGCAAGGTTGGATTTTACGCAACCCGGCTGGGCATCACGCCCACGCATCTCAACCGTGTCTGCCGGCAGGTCCTGGGGCTTTCCGCTCTGACAATCATCGAGCGGCGTATCCTGCTCGAAGCCCGCCGCTATCTCCAGTTTTCGAATCTGAGCATCAAGGAAATCGGAATCGTTCTGGGCTATCCCGATCCTGCCTATTTCAGCCGCTTCATGTCGCGGCGGCTGGGGCAGGGGCCGCAGGCGATCCGCGACGGTCTCAGCCGTCATGTTCGCGGGTAG
- the pcaQ gene encoding pca operon transcription factor PcaQ codes for MIDSRVRFRHLRTFIEVVRQNSVGRAAQVLSVSQPAVTKTIRELEEILDKKLFEKDGRGLRVTRYGEVFLRHAGASVAALQTGIDSLSRGDAGPPVRIGALPTVSARIMPKVMERFLAEGTESPVKIVTGENHVLLGQLRTGTLDLVVGRLAAPEQMAGLTFEYLYSEQVRFVVRSGHPLLTRDQFDFERIRDYTILMPPTGSVIRPYVDRYLLAHGMAELPHAIETVSDSFGHVFVAQTDAVWVISEGVVIREIAAARLEALPVDTTDTQGAVGLTTREGSPSNASLEILSHTIRAATREHDG; via the coding sequence ATGATCGACAGTCGTGTCCGCTTCCGCCATTTGCGCACCTTCATTGAAGTGGTCCGCCAGAATTCCGTGGGACGCGCGGCGCAGGTGCTCTCCGTCAGCCAGCCGGCGGTGACCAAGACCATCCGCGAACTCGAGGAGATTCTCGACAAGAAGCTGTTTGAAAAGGACGGGCGCGGGCTCAGGGTCACGCGCTATGGAGAGGTGTTCTTGCGTCACGCGGGCGCATCCGTGGCTGCCCTCCAGACCGGAATTGACAGTCTGAGCCGGGGCGATGCCGGGCCGCCGGTACGGATCGGTGCTTTGCCAACGGTCTCGGCACGCATAATGCCGAAGGTGATGGAGCGCTTTCTGGCCGAAGGTACCGAGAGCCCGGTCAAGATTGTGACCGGCGAAAACCACGTCCTGCTCGGCCAGTTACGCACCGGAACGCTTGATCTCGTAGTGGGACGGCTCGCAGCACCCGAACAGATGGCCGGGCTGACGTTCGAATATCTTTATTCCGAACAGGTCCGCTTTGTGGTCCGCTCCGGGCACCCGTTGCTCACTCGCGATCAATTCGATTTCGAGCGCATCCGCGACTATACTATTCTTATGCCACCTACGGGTTCGGTCATCCGCCCCTATGTCGACCGATATCTTCTGGCGCACGGCATGGCGGAGCTGCCCCATGCGATAGAAACGGTCTCGGATTCGTTCGGGCATGTCTTTGTGGCGCAGACCGATGCCGTCTGGGTGATTTCCGAAGGCGTTGTGATCCGTGAAATTGCGGCGGCTCGTCTTGAGGCACTGCCCGTCGACACCACCGATACTCAGGGTGCGGTGGGCTTGACGACCCGAGAGGGCTCGCCCTCCAACGCCTCGCTCGAAATCCTGAGCCACACGATACGCGCCGCTACCCGCGAACATGACGGCTGA